From a region of the Paenibacillus segetis genome:
- a CDS encoding DUF4309 domain-containing protein, protein MLTKRNKGSYRWTIIVPTTLILIALATSGCTKAEPTLSSETDDTTTNSSNTNNSDKKVQAEKQLDTADSHVTLLTEIKELAQKGKAKGAEDFVVGTTRIDEVIKAWGEPDQSASSEHLYVTYSSGKNKGFFDFFVGQDDVVNEIRISDSSLDPQGDGNYLTWQDIFDVYGGTDQDISEDEDLHALVYPMGNYELKVTVPKYNEKPKIIITSISVTLPKAE, encoded by the coding sequence ATGTTAACCAAACGGAACAAAGGATCCTATCGTTGGACGATTATAGTTCCAACAACACTCATCTTAATTGCACTGGCGACTTCAGGATGTACAAAAGCTGAACCGACTTTGTCTTCGGAGACAGACGATACTACAACGAACAGTTCTAACACAAATAATTCTGATAAGAAGGTTCAAGCGGAGAAACAACTAGATACCGCTGATAGTCATGTTACTTTGTTAACTGAGATAAAGGAGCTAGCCCAGAAGGGAAAAGCTAAGGGTGCAGAAGACTTTGTCGTCGGTACAACACGGATTGATGAGGTAATTAAGGCTTGGGGTGAACCTGACCAGTCCGCATCTTCCGAACACCTGTATGTGACCTACTCATCTGGAAAGAACAAAGGGTTCTTTGATTTTTTCGTGGGACAGGATGACGTTGTAAATGAAATTCGTATTAGTGATAGTTCGCTAGATCCACAGGGAGACGGCAACTATTTGACGTGGCAAGACATCTTCGATGTGTATGGGGGGACGGATCAAGACATTTCGGAGGATGAAGATCTACATGCATTAGTCTATCCAATGGGTAATTATGAGTTGAAAGTCACCGTGCC